A stretch of Paludisphaera borealis DNA encodes these proteins:
- a CDS encoding Gfo/Idh/MocA family oxidoreductase has protein sequence MSQAIDRRGFLFGASIAGFGVLCQGRNGWAGGVGPNEVIQVACVGVGGKGRSDTDHAANHGRIIALCDVDERRLDEKAAKYKDAKRFFDFRELYDELGATVDAVVVSTPDHTHAPAAVTAMRLGKHVYCQKPLTHSVWEARLMRETARKHGVCTQMGNQGTAHPGLRRGVEVVQSGAIGEVREVHAWTNRPFKYWKQAPDIVARSKEVQEVPSYLHWKLFLGPAADRPYNKVYHPHDWRGWWDFGTGSLGDMACHTTNLVFKSLKLGLPTRISAHSGEINSETYPAWATITYEFPAREGLPPVKLTWYEGAKDGKRNLPDSSLFPAGFNPSDSGSLMVGSKGQMYSPSDYGAEQKLWPEDRYHDYKDPKPTLPRITGGKGEDDNHKLEWFQAIRAGKPAIAQSNFDYSSVLTESMLLGNVAVRSGETVEYNPQTGEVTNSSTAAGYLKSHFRKGWEL, from the coding sequence ATGAGCCAGGCGATTGATCGTCGAGGGTTCCTGTTTGGAGCCTCGATTGCGGGGTTCGGCGTCTTGTGCCAGGGCCGGAACGGCTGGGCGGGGGGCGTCGGGCCCAACGAGGTGATCCAGGTCGCCTGCGTCGGCGTCGGCGGCAAGGGCCGCAGCGACACCGACCACGCGGCGAACCACGGCCGGATCATCGCGCTTTGCGACGTCGACGAGCGGCGGCTCGACGAGAAGGCGGCCAAGTACAAGGACGCCAAGCGGTTCTTCGACTTCCGCGAACTGTACGACGAGCTGGGCGCGACGGTCGACGCCGTGGTGGTCTCGACCCCCGACCACACCCACGCGCCGGCGGCCGTCACGGCCATGCGGCTGGGCAAGCACGTCTACTGCCAGAAGCCCCTGACCCACTCGGTCTGGGAGGCTCGCCTGATGCGCGAGACCGCCCGCAAGCACGGCGTCTGCACCCAGATGGGCAACCAGGGGACCGCCCATCCGGGCCTCCGTCGCGGCGTCGAAGTCGTCCAGTCGGGCGCGATCGGCGAGGTCCGCGAGGTCCACGCCTGGACCAACCGCCCGTTCAAGTACTGGAAGCAGGCCCCGGACATCGTCGCCCGGTCCAAGGAGGTCCAGGAAGTCCCCTCGTACCTCCATTGGAAGCTGTTCCTCGGGCCCGCCGCCGACCGCCCGTACAACAAGGTTTACCATCCCCACGACTGGCGCGGGTGGTGGGACTTCGGCACCGGCTCGCTGGGGGACATGGCCTGCCATACGACGAACCTCGTCTTCAAGTCGCTGAAGCTCGGGCTGCCGACCCGGATCTCGGCCCACAGCGGCGAGATCAACTCCGAGACCTACCCGGCCTGGGCGACGATCACCTACGAGTTCCCCGCCCGCGAAGGCCTGCCGCCGGTGAAGCTCACCTGGTACGAAGGGGCGAAGGACGGCAAGCGGAACCTCCCCGATTCGAGCCTCTTCCCGGCCGGCTTCAACCCGTCCGACAGCGGCTCGCTGATGGTCGGCTCGAAGGGCCAGATGTACTCTCCCAGCGACTACGGCGCGGAGCAGAAGCTCTGGCCCGAGGACCGCTACCACGACTACAAGGACCCCAAGCCGACGCTCCCAAGGATCACCGGCGGCAAGGGGGAGGACGACAACCACAAGCTCGAATGGTTCCAGGCCATCCGCGCCGGCAAGCCCGCGATCGCCCAGTCGAACTTCGACTATTCCTCGGTCCTGACCGAATCGATGCTCCTCGGCAACGTCGCCGTCCGCTCCGGCGAGACCGTCGAATACAACCCCCAGACCGGCGAAGTCACCAACAGCTCGACCGCCGCCGGCTACCTCAAGTCCCACTTCCGCAAGGGCTGGGAACTCTGA
- a CDS encoding SDR family NAD(P)-dependent oxidoreductase, with protein MTKSLFDLTGRAALVTGGSKGLGKAMARGLAEAGANVVISSRREDALKVAAREIGDGVTGKVQYVVADMTSREDVARLAEAAVAAFGRIDILVNNAGDNKPQPIDQIQDDVWDGLIELNLSSCMALSRALAPGMKERKWGRIIHISSIMGFSSAGGRNAYSATKSALKGLARASANDLGEFGITVNCIAPGPFLTDLPLGLLSEAKQAEFARRTAMNRWGRPEELVGPILLLASEAGSYITGTTLVVDGGTLSKIF; from the coding sequence ATGACCAAGTCTTTATTCGATCTGACCGGGCGGGCGGCCCTCGTGACCGGCGGCAGCAAGGGGCTCGGCAAGGCGATGGCCCGGGGCTTGGCGGAGGCCGGCGCGAACGTCGTGATCTCCAGCCGCCGCGAAGACGCCCTGAAGGTCGCCGCCCGCGAGATCGGCGACGGCGTGACCGGCAAGGTTCAGTACGTCGTGGCCGACATGACCAGCCGCGAAGACGTCGCCCGGCTGGCCGAGGCGGCCGTCGCGGCCTTCGGCCGGATCGACATCTTGGTCAACAACGCCGGCGACAACAAGCCCCAGCCCATCGACCAGATCCAGGACGACGTCTGGGACGGCCTGATCGAGCTGAACCTCAGCTCGTGCATGGCGCTCTCGCGGGCGCTCGCGCCCGGCATGAAAGAGCGGAAGTGGGGGCGGATCATCCACATCTCGTCGATCATGGGCTTCTCGTCGGCGGGAGGCCGCAACGCCTACTCGGCCACCAAGAGCGCCCTCAAGGGCCTGGCCCGCGCCAGCGCCAACGACCTGGGCGAGTTCGGGATCACCGTCAACTGCATCGCGCCGGGGCCGTTCCTGACCGACCTGCCGCTCGGCCTGCTGAGCGAGGCCAAGCAAGCCGAGTTCGCCCGCCGCACCGCGATGAACCGCTGGGGACGCCCCGAGGAACTCGTCGGCCCGATCCTCCTGCTCGCCAGCGAAGCCGGCAGCTACATCACCGGCACGACCCTGGTGGTCGACGGCGGGACGCTCAGCAAGATCTTCTGA
- a CDS encoding GlsB/YeaQ/YmgE family stress response membrane protein, protein MGFLFSLIWFLLIGLVAGWLAGQITKGRSLGTTNNMIVGVLGAIFGGFLFSIIGLSATNTIGSLITATLGAVVVLFLLTRYGRKL, encoded by the coding sequence ATGGGTTTCCTGTTCAGTTTGATTTGGTTCCTGCTGATCGGCCTGGTCGCCGGCTGGCTCGCCGGCCAGATCACCAAGGGGAGGAGCCTGGGGACGACCAACAACATGATCGTCGGCGTCCTGGGCGCGATTTTCGGCGGTTTCCTGTTCTCGATTATCGGCCTCTCGGCCACCAACACCATCGGCAGCCTCATCACCGCGACCCTCGGCGCGGTCGTGGTCCTCTTCCTGCTCACCCGGTACGGCCGGAAGCTCTGA
- the trpS gene encoding tryptophan--tRNA ligase → MRILSGIQPSGALHIGNYLGAIQQYIALQDGNEAFYFVADYHALTSVRDAGKLRQYVFDVMVDMLSLGLDPEKAVLFVQSDVPETVELAWLLSTVTPMGWLEKCVSYKDKVQQGLPAEHGLFAYPVLQAADILLYDADLVPVGQDQKQHLEITRDVAERFNNVYGGKKGVFRLPKPYILDNVAVIPGLDGRKMSKSYNNTIEIFDEPAVIRKKVKRFVTDSTPVEAPKNPDTCPLFGLFKLFAKPDDLAEVERRYREGGIGYGEVKTRLGEALVERFAEPRERRAEWVAHPDRVAKVRAAGAEKARATARTILEKARAACGVG, encoded by the coding sequence ATGAGGATCTTGTCGGGGATTCAGCCTTCGGGCGCCTTGCACATCGGCAACTACCTGGGGGCGATCCAGCAGTACATCGCGCTTCAGGACGGGAACGAGGCGTTCTACTTCGTGGCCGATTACCACGCGTTGACGAGCGTGCGCGACGCCGGCAAATTGCGCCAGTACGTGTTCGACGTGATGGTCGACATGCTTTCGCTGGGGCTCGACCCGGAGAAGGCCGTGCTGTTCGTGCAGTCGGACGTGCCGGAGACGGTCGAGCTGGCCTGGCTGCTGTCGACGGTGACGCCGATGGGCTGGCTGGAGAAGTGCGTCAGCTATAAAGACAAGGTCCAGCAGGGTTTACCCGCCGAGCACGGGCTGTTCGCCTATCCCGTGCTTCAGGCGGCCGACATCCTGCTGTACGACGCCGACCTCGTGCCCGTCGGCCAGGACCAGAAGCAGCACCTGGAGATCACCCGCGACGTCGCCGAGCGGTTCAACAACGTCTACGGCGGCAAGAAGGGGGTGTTCCGGCTCCCCAAGCCGTACATCCTCGACAACGTGGCCGTCATCCCGGGGCTCGACGGGCGGAAGATGTCCAAGAGCTACAACAACACGATCGAGATCTTCGACGAGCCGGCCGTGATCCGGAAGAAAGTCAAGCGGTTCGTCACCGACAGCACGCCCGTCGAGGCGCCCAAAAACCCCGACACGTGCCCGCTGTTCGGCCTGTTCAAGTTGTTCGCCAAGCCCGACGACCTCGCCGAAGTCGAGCGCCGGTACCGCGAGGGAGGGATCGGCTACGGCGAGGTCAAGACCCGACTGGGCGAAGCGCTGGTCGAGCGGTTCGCCGAACCCCGCGAACGCCGGGCCGAGTGGGTCGCCCACCCCGACCGCGTCGCCAAGGTCCGGGCGGCGGGAGCCGAGAAGGCCCGCGCCACGGCCCGCACAATCCTCGAAAAAGCCCGAGCGGCCTGCGGCGTGGGATGA
- a CDS encoding DUF1559 domain-containing protein, with protein MKACNRKPGFTLIELLVVIAIIAVLIALLLPAVQSAREAARRAQCINNLKQIGLGMHNYESSSGVLPQGMRGCCWGSWLIPLLPFVEQQSLFNAWNSSGNNSGLAGYGDEGLFRYAGVCNITVTSTRVNAYNCPSDGNNTQTVGISALGKNVTSQNYVVNFGNITMQQGSVNGGAFVPYFVDNGVQYNFLGAPFGDVGAPYADISAGGGQGATNGTVRFAAIPDGLSNTMMTSEVIVGVSGASWDLRGFSHWAYAANFSGYLTPNSSKPDWMQSSGYCNYPAMNNPPCVGGTNNLVIIAARSRHSGGVNVGFCDGSVKFIKNSVSPPTYQAISSTRGGEVVSSDAY; from the coding sequence ATGAAGGCCTGTAATCGTAAGCCTGGCTTCACCTTGATCGAGCTTCTGGTGGTGATCGCGATCATCGCGGTCTTGATTGCGCTGTTGCTGCCGGCGGTGCAGTCGGCGCGCGAGGCGGCCCGCCGGGCGCAGTGCATCAACAACCTGAAGCAGATCGGCCTGGGGATGCACAATTACGAGTCGAGCAGCGGCGTCTTGCCGCAGGGGATGCGGGGCTGTTGCTGGGGCTCTTGGCTGATCCCGCTGCTTCCGTTCGTCGAGCAGCAGTCGTTGTTCAACGCCTGGAACAGCTCGGGGAACAATTCGGGCCTCGCGGGTTACGGCGATGAGGGACTGTTCCGTTACGCCGGCGTCTGCAACATCACGGTCACCTCGACGCGGGTCAACGCGTACAACTGCCCGAGCGACGGCAACAACACCCAGACCGTCGGCATCAGCGCGCTCGGCAAGAACGTGACGTCGCAGAACTACGTCGTCAACTTCGGCAACATCACGATGCAGCAGGGGAGCGTCAACGGCGGCGCGTTCGTGCCGTACTTCGTCGACAACGGCGTCCAGTACAATTTCCTGGGCGCTCCGTTCGGCGACGTGGGGGCGCCGTACGCCGACATCAGCGCGGGGGGTGGCCAGGGGGCGACCAACGGGACCGTCCGATTCGCGGCGATCCCCGACGGGTTGAGCAACACGATGATGACCTCGGAGGTCATCGTCGGCGTCAGCGGCGCCAGTTGGGACCTTCGCGGCTTCTCGCACTGGGCCTACGCCGCCAACTTCTCAGGATATCTGACCCCGAACAGCTCGAAGCCCGACTGGATGCAAAGCTCCGGGTACTGCAACTATCCGGCCATGAACAACCCTCCGTGCGTCGGCGGCACCAACAACCTGGTGATCATCGCGGCGCGCAGCCGGCACAGCGGCGGCGTGAACGTCGGGTTCTGCGATGGCAGCGTGAAGTTCATCAAGAACTCGGTCAGCCCTCCCACGTATCAGGCCATTTCTAGCACGCGAGGCGGCGAGGTCGTCAGCTCCGACGCCTACTGA
- a CDS encoding tetratricopeptide repeat protein, producing MRATGTTLAILLVLLTSAGSPAWADSTNRERQEGFALYDAGRYAEAVSRLDVVLERHPNDVEALVRRGNSYLRLDRPTKAMGDFDRLVHRDPLNPSGHSDRGIALTMLSRYDEAEAEFARSIRLWANPLNGSSRLTPRIHSQVQEAKSVAYAGLAQVHHRTGRDQEALAEYDQAIAIFGTDPNTYIGRGDVHRKLGDFAEALADLDEAVRLGPGYARAFASRGRLLEDMQQDGRALADYDQAIAVDPRYAFAYSLRGGLKSRLGRNEEALADFETVGRLLPGDAVAHKDLGGVLVRLGRYPQAVVELDKSIAIDPKQSKAYQNRGAAYNSLARYDEAVADLDRAIKLDPKNAGAHSNAGLAYFMIGQYDRAIEDLSEAVKLAPKNAVVHFNRGNVFAKLGLKDQALADYQAAGDLNPKLVAAYGGSQRLYEEMARNAMAIRDQTPIRDASHDVDAYLERGRKRQAESDWTGAIAEYDRAVAADPRRAEVYIARGWSRLCADVDGAEIDAHAYLNLKGWGDPASSYMALLGALGARRAGREPEAYKFLEEALAKLPRQDAWPKAALLYLNGDLSDRDFLAKAGNDVQKAEVHTILALDLIRKDKPDDARVHLEWVADHSVDRSIAADLARATLSRLPRPNQLARKP from the coding sequence ATGAGGGCGACGGGAACCACGCTGGCCATTCTCCTGGTCTTGCTCACGTCCGCCGGATCTCCGGCCTGGGCGGATTCGACGAATCGCGAGCGGCAGGAGGGCTTCGCTCTTTATGACGCCGGTCGTTACGCCGAGGCCGTGTCGCGGCTCGACGTCGTGCTCGAACGTCATCCGAACGACGTCGAGGCGCTGGTCCGGCGCGGCAACAGTTACCTGCGGCTCGACCGGCCGACGAAGGCGATGGGCGATTTCGACCGGCTGGTCCACCGCGACCCGCTCAATCCATCGGGCCACAGCGATCGCGGCATCGCCCTGACGATGCTCAGCCGGTACGACGAGGCCGAGGCCGAATTCGCGCGTTCGATCCGTCTCTGGGCGAACCCGCTCAACGGGTCCAGCCGCCTGACTCCCCGGATTCACTCCCAGGTCCAGGAGGCGAAGTCCGTCGCCTATGCGGGGCTGGCGCAGGTCCACCATCGCACCGGCCGCGACCAGGAGGCGCTCGCGGAGTACGATCAGGCGATCGCCATTTTCGGGACCGACCCCAACACCTACATCGGCCGGGGCGACGTCCACCGCAAACTCGGCGACTTTGCGGAAGCGCTCGCCGATCTCGACGAAGCCGTCCGGCTCGGCCCCGGCTATGCGCGGGCCTTCGCCAGTCGGGGCCGATTGCTCGAAGACATGCAACAGGACGGCCGGGCGCTCGCCGATTACGATCAGGCGATCGCGGTCGACCCCCGGTACGCGTTCGCCTACAGCCTACGCGGCGGCCTGAAATCGCGGCTGGGCCGCAACGAGGAGGCGCTCGCTGACTTCGAGACCGTCGGTCGGCTCCTCCCCGGCGACGCGGTGGCGCACAAGGACCTCGGCGGCGTATTGGTCCGCCTGGGGCGGTATCCCCAGGCCGTCGTCGAGCTGGACAAGTCGATCGCGATCGATCCCAAGCAGTCCAAGGCTTACCAGAATCGAGGCGCGGCGTACAACAGCCTGGCCCGCTACGACGAGGCGGTCGCCGACCTGGACCGGGCGATCAAGCTCGACCCCAAGAACGCCGGCGCGCACTCGAACGCCGGGCTGGCCTACTTCATGATCGGTCAGTACGACCGCGCGATCGAAGACCTCAGCGAGGCGGTGAAGCTCGCCCCCAAGAACGCCGTCGTCCACTTCAATCGCGGCAACGTGTTCGCGAAGCTCGGCCTGAAAGACCAGGCGCTCGCCGACTACCAGGCCGCCGGCGACCTCAATCCCAAGCTCGTCGCCGCGTACGGCGGCAGCCAGCGGCTGTACGAAGAGATGGCCCGCAACGCGATGGCGATCCGCGACCAGACGCCGATCCGCGACGCCTCGCACGACGTCGACGCCTATCTGGAACGGGGCCGCAAGAGGCAGGCCGAGAGCGACTGGACCGGCGCGATCGCCGAGTACGACCGGGCCGTCGCCGCCGACCCGCGCCGCGCCGAGGTCTACATCGCCCGAGGCTGGTCGCGGCTCTGCGCCGACGTCGACGGCGCCGAGATCGACGCGCACGCGTATCTGAACCTGAAGGGCTGGGGCGACCCCGCGTCGTCGTACATGGCCCTGCTCGGCGCCCTCGGCGCGCGCCGCGCCGGTCGCGAGCCGGAAGCGTACAAGTTTCTCGAAGAGGCGCTGGCGAAGCTCCCGCGCCAGGACGCCTGGCCCAAGGCGGCGTTGCTTTACCTCAACGGCGACCTCTCCGACCGCGACTTCCTCGCCAAGGCCGGCAACGACGTCCAGAAGGCCGAGGTGCACACGATCCTGGCCCTCGACCTGATCCGCAAGGACAAGCCGGACGACGCCCGCGTCCACCTCGAATGGGTCGCCGACCACTCCGTCGACCGCTCCATCGCCGCCGACCTCGCCCGCGCCACCCTCTCCCGCCTCCCCCGGCCGAACCAGCTCGCGCGGAAGCCGTGA
- a CDS encoding alpha/beta hydrolase codes for MKWLIVLLGLGAGLIGGLILVVVEFGAWALVTPRRVASPTPDANEDETATDIWATSTESIRARAADGVELAGRWIAAPGSPTGRTMILVHGFVDGPEAMVVDRGRAILDHGWNIAAVDLRGYGESQGAFSSFGGREAGDLRAWLDVLAARCAPGEPFAPVIWGRSMGAAIALRAAVEDDRVRALVLEAPMVDLEAAVTTLTRNRKVPMAPLLSRLIVSRAGRLAKVSLHRPRPLDLAARCAQPVVVVHGANDPLIPSSKARILADAFPTPAAFIEVPAARHADVVRVGGPDLLAEILAFVDRHVEASRTA; via the coding sequence ATGAAGTGGCTGATCGTCCTTCTGGGACTGGGCGCGGGACTGATCGGCGGCCTCATCCTCGTGGTCGTGGAATTCGGCGCGTGGGCCCTGGTGACGCCGCGACGGGTCGCTTCCCCCACGCCCGACGCGAACGAGGACGAGACGGCAACCGATATCTGGGCGACCTCGACCGAATCGATCCGCGCGCGGGCGGCCGACGGCGTCGAGCTGGCGGGCCGCTGGATCGCCGCGCCGGGCTCGCCGACGGGTCGGACGATGATCCTGGTCCACGGGTTCGTCGACGGCCCCGAGGCGATGGTCGTCGATCGGGGCCGGGCGATCCTCGACCACGGCTGGAACATCGCGGCCGTCGACCTCCGCGGCTACGGCGAGAGCCAGGGCGCCTTTTCCAGCTTCGGCGGTCGCGAGGCCGGCGACCTCCGCGCCTGGCTCGACGTGCTGGCCGCCCGCTGCGCCCCCGGCGAGCCGTTCGCCCCGGTGATCTGGGGACGCTCGATGGGCGCGGCGATCGCGCTCCGCGCGGCCGTCGAGGACGACCGCGTCCGCGCCCTGGTCCTCGAAGCGCCGATGGTCGATCTTGAGGCGGCCGTGACGACCTTGACCCGCAACCGCAAGGTGCCGATGGCCCCCCTGCTCTCCCGCCTGATCGTCTCCCGCGCCGGCCGGCTCGCCAAAGTGTCGCTCCACCGGCCGCGCCCGCTCGACCTGGCCGCGCGATGCGCCCAGCCGGTCGTCGTCGTCCACGGCGCGAACGACCCATTGATCCCTTCCTCGAAGGCCCGCATCCTGGCCGACGCCTTCCCCACCCCCGCCGCCTTCATCGAAGTCCCCGCCGCCCGCCACGCCGACGTCGTCCGCGTCGGCGGCCCCGACCTGCTCGCCGAGATCCTCGCGTTCGTCGACCGGCACGTCGAGGCGTCCAGGACGGCGTAA
- a CDS encoding ComEC/Rec2 family competence protein: MSARWSIAPLVPALCALATGIAIDRHAEPCGTAGWIGASLALTALAFLALRRGLISSLALLAAIAAVGGGWHHANWTDLAPDDLAAGVTEAPRPAWVRGYIEEVLSARPYEGRRPGDEGRVRTRLTLQITGVSDGRAFQPASGRAGVTVLGDRTDLYAGQPIQAAGQLALIAGPLNPGEFDYRALLRARGIRLRLSVDEPSGVMPDLESRPAWWIGALGSLREGSRDRLIARLDDRAAPLASALILGQREEIDDELNDAFFRTGTMHLLAISGLQLQVLAVAIGIVLRSLGTPRRPLYAIVAVATFGYAVLVGFSPSVTRSAAMTLTFCLAAIFDRSTRPANTLATAGIVTLGLNPAFLFDVGCQLSFLAIAALFWLLPPARAAVARLADSFRACTIGPITPLDDVEELFRPRWAKLPREAVRWVTNAILVSAVVSAAGLPLVALRFHMVSPIGVLLNIPLIPITSCALLLGALQLGVSLVSAQLAALIALPVGWLLRLTESCVFWGADRPWGHVFVAGPSWASVAIFHVLLAIAAYVWSAAPRPSKAKVGRTFRVVSLGSWVLVFAWCLPGWAFEGLGRRPKTLEGEILTVGHGLAVVLRTPEGKAFLYDCGRMDDPRVGRRIIAQALWSRGVTRLDAVFLSHADQDHFNALPDLIERFAIGEVIVPPGFAGEDNPAADLLIETLSERRIPVREVAAPAVWNVGATRFEVLHPPVDWHPETSDNARSLVLDIRSLGHRLLLTGDLDQLGLVELTAGPKPEPPIDVMLSPHHGGRSANPAWLYEWAVPRVVAVSQKPPFPAASDALTPLGQKAIVLLRTWKTGAILLRWTAEGIVARGFVDEGEPARSRETRQDAGERPE; this comes from the coding sequence ATCTCGGCTCGCTGGTCGATCGCGCCCCTCGTCCCGGCGCTCTGCGCCCTGGCGACGGGGATCGCGATCGACCGCCACGCCGAGCCTTGCGGCACGGCGGGCTGGATCGGAGCGAGCCTCGCACTGACGGCTCTGGCCTTCCTGGCGCTCCGCCGGGGCCTGATTTCCAGCCTCGCGCTGCTGGCGGCGATCGCCGCGGTCGGCGGCGGCTGGCACCACGCCAACTGGACCGACCTGGCCCCCGACGATCTCGCGGCCGGCGTCACCGAGGCCCCGCGCCCGGCGTGGGTTCGCGGCTACATCGAGGAAGTCCTGAGCGCTCGCCCGTACGAAGGCCGACGGCCGGGCGACGAGGGCCGCGTGCGGACCCGGCTGACGCTCCAGATCACCGGCGTCAGCGACGGCCGAGCCTTTCAACCCGCCTCGGGCCGAGCCGGCGTCACCGTGCTGGGCGATCGGACCGACCTCTACGCCGGTCAGCCGATCCAGGCTGCGGGCCAGCTCGCGCTCATCGCCGGCCCGCTCAACCCCGGCGAGTTCGACTACCGCGCCTTGCTCCGCGCCCGGGGGATTCGGCTTCGGCTCAGCGTCGACGAGCCGTCGGGCGTCATGCCCGATCTCGAAAGCCGGCCCGCGTGGTGGATCGGCGCCCTCGGCTCACTCCGCGAGGGGAGCCGAGACCGGCTCATCGCCAGGCTCGACGACCGCGCCGCCCCGCTGGCCTCGGCCCTGATCCTGGGCCAACGCGAGGAGATCGACGACGAGCTGAACGACGCCTTCTTTCGGACCGGCACGATGCACCTACTGGCCATCTCGGGCTTGCAGCTTCAGGTGCTCGCGGTGGCGATCGGAATCGTCTTGCGGTCGCTGGGGACGCCGCGACGCCCGCTGTACGCGATCGTCGCCGTGGCGACGTTCGGCTACGCGGTGCTGGTGGGGTTTTCGCCCTCGGTGACGCGGTCGGCCGCGATGACGCTGACATTCTGCCTGGCGGCGATCTTCGACCGCTCGACGCGGCCCGCGAACACGCTGGCGACGGCCGGAATCGTCACGCTCGGGCTCAACCCGGCGTTCCTCTTCGACGTCGGCTGCCAGCTCTCGTTCCTGGCCATCGCCGCCCTGTTCTGGCTCTTGCCGCCGGCCCGCGCGGCCGTCGCCCGCCTCGCCGATTCCTTCCGCGCATGCACCATCGGCCCGATCACCCCGCTCGACGACGTCGAAGAGTTGTTCCGGCCGCGCTGGGCGAAACTGCCTCGTGAGGCCGTTCGGTGGGTCACGAACGCGATCCTGGTCTCGGCGGTCGTCTCGGCCGCCGGCCTGCCGCTGGTGGCGCTTCGGTTCCACATGGTCTCGCCGATCGGCGTCTTGCTGAACATCCCGCTGATCCCGATCACGTCGTGCGCGCTCTTGCTCGGGGCGTTGCAGCTTGGCGTTTCGCTGGTCTCCGCGCAACTGGCCGCTCTCATCGCCCTTCCGGTCGGCTGGCTGCTGCGGCTCACCGAATCGTGCGTCTTCTGGGGCGCCGACCGCCCGTGGGGACACGTCTTCGTCGCCGGGCCGTCGTGGGCGTCGGTCGCGATCTTCCACGTCCTGCTGGCGATCGCCGCGTACGTCTGGAGCGCCGCCCCCAGGCCGTCGAAAGCCAAGGTGGGCCGGACGTTCCGGGTCGTTTCGCTGGGGTCGTGGGTCCTGGTCTTCGCCTGGTGTCTGCCCGGCTGGGCGTTCGAGGGTTTGGGGCGACGGCCGAAGACGCTCGAAGGCGAGATCCTGACGGTCGGGCACGGCCTGGCGGTGGTCTTGCGGACGCCCGAGGGGAAGGCGTTCCTTTACGATTGCGGACGGATGGACGACCCGCGCGTGGGGCGTCGGATCATCGCGCAGGCGCTCTGGTCGCGGGGCGTCACGCGGCTCGACGCGGTCTTTCTGAGCCACGCCGATCAGGATCACTTCAACGCCCTGCCCGACCTGATCGAGCGGTTCGCGATCGGCGAGGTGATCGTGCCGCCGGGGTTCGCGGGCGAGGACAATCCGGCGGCCGATCTCTTGATCGAGACCTTGAGCGAGCGCCGGATTCCGGTCCGCGAGGTCGCCGCGCCGGCGGTCTGGAACGTCGGCGCAACCCGGTTCGAGGTGCTTCATCCGCCCGTCGACTGGCATCCCGAAACCTCAGACAACGCGCGCAGCCTGGTGCTCGACATCCGCTCGCTCGGGCACCGGCTGCTGTTGACCGGCGACCTCGATCAGCTCGGCCTGGTCGAGCTGACCGCGGGGCCGAAGCCCGAGCCGCCGATCGACGTGATGCTCTCGCCCCACCACGGCGGCCGGTCGGCCAATCCCGCCTGGCTGTACGAGTGGGCGGTCCCTCGCGTCGTCGCGGTCAGTCAGAAGCCGCCGTTCCCCGCCGCCTCGGACGCGTTGACGCCTCTGGGGCAGAAGGCTATCGTCCTCTTAAGGACCTGGAAGACCGGCGCGATCCTCTTGAGATGGACGGCCGAGGGGATCGTCGCGCGGGGATTCGTCGACGAGGGCGAGCCCGCCCGCTCCCGCGAGACGCGACAGGATGCGGGAGAGCGACCGGAATGA